A DNA window from Mastomys coucha isolate ucsf_1 unplaced genomic scaffold, UCSF_Mcou_1 pScaffold21, whole genome shotgun sequence contains the following coding sequences:
- the Ndn gene encoding necdin has product MSEQSKDLSDPNFAAETPNSEMEDSAAVPVGVPPPASLAANLAGPPCAPEGPMAAPQASPPPEERFEDIDPKILQQAAEEGRAHQPQSPARPIPAPPAPALLVQKAHELMWYVLVKDQKRMVLWFPDMVKEVMGSYKKWCRSILRRTSVILARVFGLHLRLTNLHTMEFALVKALSPEELDRVALNNRMPMTGLLLMILSLIYVKGRGAREGAVWNVLRILGLRPWKKHSTFGDVRKIITEEFVQQNYLKYQRVPHIEPPEYEFFWGSRANREITKMQIMEFLARVFKKDPQAWPSRYREALEQARALREANLAAQAPRSSVSED; this is encoded by the coding sequence ATGTCGGAACAAAGTAAGGATCTGAGCGACCCTAACTTTGCAGCCGAGACCCCCAACTCTGAGATGGAGGACAGCGCTGCTGTTCCGGTGGGGGTCCCTCCTCCCGCTTCTCTGGCCGCTAACCTCGCAGGGCCACCGTGCGCTCCTGAAGGCCCTATGGCAGCCCCACAGGCCTCGCCACCGCCCGAAGAACGGTTCGAAGATATTGACCCTAAGATCCTGCAGCAGGCCGCAGAGGAGGGCCGCGCCCACCAGCCCCAGAGCCCAGCCCGGCCGATCCCAGCACCGCCAGCCCCTGCCCTGCTGGTGCAGAAGGCGCACGAGCTCATGTGGTACGTGTTGGTGAAGGACCAGAAGAGGATGGTCCTCTGGTTTCCAGACATGGTGAAAGAGGTCATGGGCAGCTACAAGAAATGGTGCAGAAGCATCCTCAGGCGCACCAGCGTCATCCTCGCCAGAGTGTTCGGGCTGCACCTGAGGCTGACCAATCTCCACACCATGGAGTTTGCCCTGGTCAAAGCACTCAGCCCAGAAGAGCTAGACAGGGTGGCGCTGAACAACCGTATGCCCATGACAGGCCTCCTGCTCATGATCCTGAGCCTCATCTACGTGAAGGGCCGCGGGGCCAGAGAGGGTGCGGTCTGGAATGTGCTGCGCATCCTGGGGCTGAGGCCCTGGAAGAAGCACTCCACCTTCGGAGACGTGAGGAAGATTATCACCGAGGAGTTCGTCCAGCAGAATTACCTGAAGTACCAGCGTGTGCCCCACATCGAGCCTCCCGAGTACGAGTTCTTCTGGGGGTCCAGAGCTAACCGTGAAATCACCAAGATGCAGATCATGGAGTTCCTGGCCAGAGTCTTCAAGAAAGATCCCCAGGCTTGGCCTTCCCGATACAGGGAGGCTCTGGAGCAGGCCAGAGCTCTGCGGGAGGCTAATCTTGCTGCCCAGGCCCCCCGCAGCAGTGTCTCTGAGGACTAA